From Polaribacter haliotis:
GATTGGCGATAAAAATATTAGTTCTAATTTACGATACAAAACTGGTAGAAGTTTGTCTTATGAAGAGAAAGATGTGTATGCTGTAAGAAACCCGAAAGACATTTTCTTACCAACTGTAGCTATGAATAGTCCGTTTATTTTTGCCAAAGAGGATATGTTTTTTGCGTATCCAAACAACTTTAATCACTTTGTAAAGTATTTTAAAAATACGTATCAACATGGTGGTGTTTCTTTGGAAGAAGTGATTATTCCTTGTGCTGTTTATAGTCCGAAGTAGATTTAGTTGGCAGTTATTAGTTGCAGTAGCAGTAAAACTTTGTTTAATATGTACCTATTCCTCGAGATATTGTTTGCTAGAATTTAGATTAGGCAATTATACACATTGGAATTAGTAGTAAACAAAATTCTAAAGACCAAAAATGTTTTATGTTTTTACATAATATAGTTGAAGGACAAGTTTTAGAAAATTGTTTATTCGATTTTAATCTTAAAGTACGTTTTAAGATTATAAAATTAAGGTAATCTTATCTAAAAACATTTTTATAACAATTCTAAAACCATAGAAAACCTTATTAAATCTGCCAATGAAGAAGCATCTAATTTATTGCTGATATTTTTTCTATGTGTTGCAACAGTATGTATAGAAATACATAACTGTTCTCCAATAACTTTGCTATTATTCCCATTTGCAATTAAATGTAAAATTAGTTTTTCTTGTTTTGTTAAACTTTGGAAACGTTGCCAGTATCTTAAAGTATAATTTGACTCTGGCAAAATCATTCTAAATAATTTAGCTAATGTATTTTGTTGATTTAGAAAAACAGTCGTATTTAATGTAAGTTCATCATCAATTAAACATTTATTCGTATAATAATGAGTCATTTTTTTATTCAAAGAAACGCACTGTAAATAAGAACAAATGGAATCGTAATCATTTAATAAGCTAAATTTTCTTGCTTTATTAATGGCATTTTTTAAAAGAAAAGGTTCGGAAATGGTAGGCAAGTATTTTCCTCCTTCTAAATATAGATTTTCAATTTCTTGTCCATAACTAAAAAAAGAATCACTAAAAAACTGATAATCAAATGTTTTTCTACAATTTACATACATAGGAAAAGGTAAATAATCTACTATCTCATAAAAGAGATTTCTATTCTCTTTATATAAGTTTTTTAAACGAAATGTGCTATGCTCGTTTTGAATTAAATATTCCTTTTCTGTATATAGCATCATATAAAAACATTTTTAGAAATGGTATTTATAGCATCTAAAAATTCGTTTGGCTTTTCTAAACTTGCATAATGCCCACAATTTTCAAATGGAATTATTTCACAATAATGTTCACAATCTTTTTGAACTTGGCTTAAGTATGTTGAGTTTACTGATGGGTCTTTATCACCCACAATTATAAATTTAGGAACTTGCAATTTTGTAAAAATCTCATGTTCGTTGGCTAAATTATTTCCTAAAATATCTTCTGCAACCTTCTTTCTAACATTTGAATTTGTATTCTTAAAGTCCGAAATAATAGTATAAACACATTTTTCATTTACAACAGCAACATTAGCTGCAGCTTCTATTTCTGAATTAGAAGGGTTTTCTGTAAGAAAGGTTTGCAATGCAGCAACTGGCAAGAAAGCTTCTTCAAAATTAATTGGTTTTTTTAAAGGTGGAGTTCCAAAAATTAATAAACCTTTTAAATTATGAATTTTATTTGCGATTTCAATTGCTAAATGTCCACCTAAAGAATTACCAACCAATAAAATAGAATCCTCAATTGAATTTATATACTCTATTAGTTTTTCAGTAAAAAAATCGACCGTAAAATCTTCATGATTTTTATATTCTTCAATACTATTACCATGTCCTGGTAAATCTATTGCAATTTTTGTCTGCTGAACCTCATCTGAATTTAAAATATGATTGAAAACTGAACTTGATGATGAGCTTGCATGTAGAAAAATAATTGCACCTTCTTTCTTTCCTTTTTTGATTATTTTTTTCATAGCTATTATAAAAAAACGATTTTTTTTTGTTTTTTCAAAAGAATATGTTCTGAAACTCTATTTTAAAGACACAAACAATACTTTTTTTAAACATTAAATTCATTTTCTTCATTATTTTTGCAATATGAACAAAAACTATTCTTTAGAAGATTTATCTTCAATTGTTTCAGAACTTATTACATCAGTAAAAAACAAGACTTTGTTATTTTATGGTGAAATGGGCGTTGGAAAAACAACACTTATCAAAGAAATTTGTAAACAATTGGGTGTTTTAGACAATATCTCCTCTCCTACTTTTTCTTTGGTTAACGAATATCAAACTTCAGAAAATAATAAAGTTTTTCATTTTGATTTTTATAGAATTGAAGACGAAAATGAAGCCTTAGACATGGGAATTGAAGATTATTTATATAATAACGATTGGTGCTTAATTGAATGGCCAGAAAATGTCGAAAATTTATTACCTTTAGAATCTGTTGCAATTCATTTATCTACTTTAGAAAACGGACAACGTAACATTCAACTTAAATAACCAAAATATGAGTTCATTTTCTCCATTTAGTAAAGAAGAGCTAATTCCTCAGGAAGAGATGTTAGAGATCAAAAAACAAAAAGGAGAATTATTTATTGGCTTACCAAAAGAAACACAATTAAGCGAAAAAAGAGTTTGTTTAACGCCTGATGCTGTTGGTGCTTTAACTGCAAATGGACATAGAATTGTTATTGAAACTGGTGCTGGTGATGGCGCAAATTTTACTGATAAAGAATATTCTGAAGCTGGTGCAAAAATATCTTACAATGTAGAAGAAGCTTTTAAATGCAATATTGTCTTAAAAGTGGCTCCACCAACAGAAGAAGAAATTGAGTTTATAAATCCTAAGGCGATATTAATTTCTTCTTTGCAACTAAAAACACAGTCAAAAAAATATTTCGAATGTTTATCTAAGAAAAAAATTACTGCAATTGCATTCGATTATATAAAAGACGACCATGATTCGTACCCAATTGTAAAATCGCTAAGTGAAATTGCTGGAACTGCTTCTATTTTAATTGCTGGTGAATTAATGAGCGGCGTTAATAAAGGAAATGGACTATTATTTGGTAATATTGGTGGAGTTCCACCAACAAGCGTTGTTATTTTTGGTGCAGGAACTGTGGGAGAATATGCTGCAAGAACTGCTATTGGTTTAGGTGCAAGAGTAAAAGTTTTCGATAATTCTATTAGTAAATTAAGAAAATTACAAGATTGTTTGCATGCACCAATTTACACATCTACGATTCAGCCAAAATCCGTTTTAAAAGCATTAATGCGTTGTGACGTTGCAATTGGAGCCATTAGAGGAAAAAATAGATCTCCAATTTGTGCCACAGAAGAAATGATTGAAAAAATGAAAGAAGGCGCTGTTGTTGTAGATGTTAGTATCGATAGAGGTGGTTGCTTTGAATCTTCAAATGTAACAACACATAAGACACCGACTTTTGTTAAACATGGAGTAATTCACTATTGTGTGCCAAATATTCCTGCAAGATATGCAAGAACGGCTTCAGTTTCTATCAGTAATATTTTTACACCTTATTTACTAAATATTGCTGAAGAAGGTGGTTTCGAAAATACTGCCAGATTCGATAAAAGTTTAAGAAACGGAATGTATTTTTATCATGGAATTCTTACCAATAAAACAGTTGCAGATTGGTTCGATTTACCTTTTAGAGATATTAATTTGTTGATTTTATAAGTGGTTATTTATCATTAAAAAACTAACTTTGCAGTTCAAAATTCAACAATGCTCGTAAAAAGAATTTTTTATTATTTAATTGGTTTAACCCTAGGTTCTATTGGTGTTTATTTTTTCTGGCAAAAGAAAAATGCAACTTTCGATTATGGAATGGATGCAAGAACATTAAAAACCATTCGTATTAAAGAACGTTTATTTTCTGATGATGCAAAAAATGCAATGCATAAATTTAATATTGATACTTTAAAGATTTCTACAATTCTTACGAATGGAGATGTTGATTTTGGTAAAAGTGAACCAAGACAAAAACCTTGCGCAGAATATTATATTACTGGAAAAGATAGTTTGAAAAATGTGCATTTGTATGTTAAACGTTGCGATTCTACTTCAACTATAGAGAAAGTTATTGTTGATTAAGTTAATGTCATTCCTGCGAAGGCAGGAATCCATAATAAGCTTTTAGAAAATTAACGAACCAAATAAAGATCCCTACCGAAGTTTATCTTGAGAGAAGTCGAAAGGTAGAAATGACAAACCGAAACTTATTTTTTTAAAACTCTATTATTTTAAAGCCATTTCTAGACTGCAGTTTACTTTAATCGAAGTCGAAAGGCAGAAAATACAAATAGAAAAACTTAACAATTCTTGTATTTATCATGTAATCCTGCTCCATTTAAAATCATAGGAATAATTTTTTCCAATCTTCTTAAACGCGTTTCTTCTCTTTTCGCTTCAGAAATATAATTTGCATATTCTCTTTTACAGCTATTAGAAAATGCTTTAAATTTCTCTTTAAAATCTTTATTCGAATTTAATTCTTGCTGTAATTCTTCTGGAATTATAAGTTCTTTTTTAGCTCTGTCTGGTTTTATTTCTTTGCCTAACCTTACGTTTTCAATTGCTTCTAAAACATATTCTTTTATTAAATCTTTATCGATTTCTTCTAATGAAGAAAAACGCCATTGCAACATCGCTTTCGTTTTTCCTTCTTGCGCGTTTACGAATACTTTCTGTTTATCTTTAAGTAATGCTCCTTGAAAAAACCACAAACCACAGTAGCTTTTAAACGCAGCCAAACCAACTATATTTTTTCCTTCAAAAACATATGTTGGTGCACCCCATTTTATAGTTTCTACAACAGGTAAATTAGAAAATACAGAACGTAATAATTCCAATTCTTTTCGCCATTTTTCTTTTTTACTGATGTATTCTTTTATTTTTTTATCCATAAATTATACATTTTCAGCATTTGAACTTATCATCCATTGAACTCCAAATTTATCAACACAACTTCCAAATTTTCCACCCCAAAAAACATCATTATAAGGCATTGTGATTTTTCCTTCTTCAGCTAAACCAGAAAAATAAGAATATGCACTTTCATTATCATCTGCTAAAATTGAAACGTGAAAGTTGTTCCCTTTATTTAAAGGTTCATGAAAACTATCAGATGCTTTAATTTCACAATTATTACCAAATACCATTGTTGCATGCATTATTTTATTTGCAATTTCTGGTGTACTAAATTCTGGTGGACCTTCTGAATAACGCATAGTAATTGTAATTTCTCCATCAAAAATATCTTGATAATGTAGCATTGCTTTTTCGCAATTTCCATTAAAAGTTAAATAAATTCCGCAAGTCATAATTTTAGTTTTAAGTTGGCTCTTTAAAATTACTAATTATTTTTGATAATATCGTTCTTCAATTTTATCAACATTCTTAATGGTCTTTTTTACCCAATCAAAATATAAAAACTCTTTTTCTTTTTCTGAAAGTTGCCAATTCACATCAGAATTTCGAAGTTTTGTGGTTACATCTTGTAAAATAATTGCTGCTGCTACAGAAATATTTAAGCTTTCTGTAAAACCAACCATAGGAATTTTTAAAAAACCATCTGCTTGTTCTTTTACATAATTAGAAACGCCTTCTTTTTCTACTCCAAATACAAAAGCTGATTTTTTAGAAACATCAAAATCTTGTAACATACAAGAATTATTATGAGGAGTTGTTGCTATAATTTGATAACCTTCTGATTTTAATTTATTTAAACAATCTTTAGTATTATCTCCATCTTCTCTATAATTAAACTGACTTAACCATTTTTGAGAACCTTTTGCAACATGTCTTGACACTTTATTTGTGTATTTA
This genomic window contains:
- a CDS encoding LuxR C-terminal-related transcriptional regulator, which produces MMLYTEKEYLIQNEHSTFRLKNLYKENRNLFYEIVDYLPFPMYVNCRKTFDYQFFSDSFFSYGQEIENLYLEGGKYLPTISEPFLLKNAINKARKFSLLNDYDSICSYLQCVSLNKKMTHYYTNKCLIDDELTLNTTVFLNQQNTLAKLFRMILPESNYTLRYWQRFQSLTKQEKLILHLIANGNNSKVIGEQLCISIHTVATHRKNISNKLDASSLADLIRFSMVLELL
- a CDS encoding alpha/beta fold hydrolase — translated: MKKIIKKGKKEGAIIFLHASSSSSSVFNHILNSDEVQQTKIAIDLPGHGNSIEEYKNHEDFTVDFFTEKLIEYINSIEDSILLVGNSLGGHLAIEIANKIHNLKGLLIFGTPPLKKPINFEEAFLPVAALQTFLTENPSNSEIEAAANVAVVNEKCVYTIISDFKNTNSNVRKKVAEDILGNNLANEHEIFTKLQVPKFIIVGDKDPSVNSTYLSQVQKDCEHYCEIIPFENCGHYASLEKPNEFLDAINTISKNVFI
- the tsaE gene encoding tRNA (adenosine(37)-N6)-threonylcarbamoyltransferase complex ATPase subunit type 1 TsaE, whose protein sequence is MNKNYSLEDLSSIVSELITSVKNKTLLFYGEMGVGKTTLIKEICKQLGVLDNISSPTFSLVNEYQTSENNKVFHFDFYRIEDENEALDMGIEDYLYNNDWCLIEWPENVENLLPLESVAIHLSTLENGQRNIQLK
- a CDS encoding alanine dehydrogenase; the protein is MSSFSPFSKEELIPQEEMLEIKKQKGELFIGLPKETQLSEKRVCLTPDAVGALTANGHRIVIETGAGDGANFTDKEYSEAGAKISYNVEEAFKCNIVLKVAPPTEEEIEFINPKAILISSLQLKTQSKKYFECLSKKKITAIAFDYIKDDHDSYPIVKSLSEIAGTASILIAGELMSGVNKGNGLLFGNIGGVPPTSVVIFGAGTVGEYAARTAIGLGARVKVFDNSISKLRKLQDCLHAPIYTSTIQPKSVLKALMRCDVAIGAIRGKNRSPICATEEMIEKMKEGAVVVDVSIDRGGCFESSNVTTHKTPTFVKHGVIHYCVPNIPARYARTASVSISNIFTPYLLNIAEEGGFENTARFDKSLRNGMYFYHGILTNKTVADWFDLPFRDINLLIL
- a CDS encoding DUF4258 domain-containing protein produces the protein MLVKRIFYYLIGLTLGSIGVYFFWQKKNATFDYGMDARTLKTIRIKERLFSDDAKNAMHKFNIDTLKISTILTNGDVDFGKSEPRQKPCAEYYITGKDSLKNVHLYVKRCDSTSTIEKVIVD
- a CDS encoding YdeI/OmpD-associated family protein, producing MDKKIKEYISKKEKWRKELELLRSVFSNLPVVETIKWGAPTYVFEGKNIVGLAAFKSYCGLWFFQGALLKDKQKVFVNAQEGKTKAMLQWRFSSLEEIDKDLIKEYVLEAIENVRLGKEIKPDRAKKELIIPEELQQELNSNKDFKEKFKAFSNSCKREYANYISEAKREETRLRRLEKIIPMILNGAGLHDKYKNC
- a CDS encoding VOC family protein, translating into MTCGIYLTFNGNCEKAMLHYQDIFDGEITITMRYSEGPPEFSTPEIANKIMHATMVFGNNCEIKASDSFHEPLNKGNNFHVSILADDNESAYSYFSGLAEEGKITMPYNDVFWGGKFGSCVDKFGVQWMISSNAENV
- a CDS encoding TrmH family RNA methyltransferase yields the protein MMDEKLLTYFEGFLTDKRKSLFKRILEDRTRHFTVVLEDIYQAHNASAVVRTCDIFGVQDVHAIENKYTNKVSRHVAKGSQKWLSQFNYREDGDNTKDCLNKLKSEGYQIIATTPHNNSCMLQDFDVSKKSAFVFGVEKEGVSNYVKEQADGFLKIPMVGFTESLNISVAAAIILQDVTTKLRNSDVNWQLSEKEKEFLYFDWVKKTIKNVDKIEERYYQK